Genomic window (Syngnathus typhle isolate RoL2023-S1 ecotype Sweden linkage group LG4, RoL_Styp_1.0, whole genome shotgun sequence):
AGTGCGGCCATTAAACTAGCCAGAGAACACAACTGTTCAATGGGATGAAAGGCCAGCACGTTTGCACACGAGATCTTGTGTCAACCATTGTCGAGATTTCCAACAGGAATGGATTAATAATTCCTACTGTGGAAGCTGTTATTTGGGTTTTGGctgtcaatttgtttttcttaactATATACTGCATATGATGCAAATGCACTACACACGTACAGAATACTCTGAATACTGTAACCTTAAAATGATATGATGTATTGTGCTCATCTACATGTAGTTCGGCCCCAGAACCGCCCATGTTAACCAATTCCAAAGTGCTGCAAGTAAATATGGGGAGGAGCTTAGTTCTTGCACAACCAGTTTGCTGCTGACGAAAGACAAGTTGGGAATGTTTTCATCAGTGCACACGACTACAAAGAGGCTACAGCAACTTCAGAGTCATATTTTGCCGGAAAATAAGGTAAGCATATTGTGCGCTTGACAAAAAGTCATTGTAAGCACAAGAGTCATATTTTACCTGAAAATGAGGTAAGCATATTGTGCGATTGACATAAGGTAATTGTTGGCACTCTTTGCAAAGGGTTTACATACCTACCTCCTTCAGAATGTAACATATGTGGCATTAATAGTCTGGAATGatagtctgtctgtctgtctgcccgtCTTGCCATCTAATCATGTGATTGTTTAGGAGATCCAAGCAATGGCAAGTCCTCTGACCACACACGTGCTGAACACCGCCAAGGGTGTCCCTGGGGTCAATATAGCCCTCAGCCTACATCGACTGGACCCATCAACTGAGACCTGGCTGTTGATTAACACTGGGTAAaatatccgtccatccattttcttgtcCTCACTAGGGTTGGGGCCTGTCCAGCTGACTTTGGCAAGTAAGCGGGTATTGCAGATATGGTTTCAAATTAGAGTTACAAACAATAGTTTGGGTTTCCAATTAAGGTTTTAAATCTGGTTTAGTATTTTAAACTTGAGgtggggtttcaaattaggggttTAAATTTACAGGGCATCACCTTTACTTTGCACTGAAGGAAGATTTTGTTGTTGCCGAGAAGTACTGTACATCTAATGAATAGAGAGAAAGATATGAACCACATATTTTTGTAGGATTTCTAGCACAGAAAATGTGTGCACATGCGGAGTAATAAAACAaccttaaataaaataaaatgcattgaGAAGTCATCATTGTCTAGAAAGGACTAGAAATTAACTTGATTTGTGGTTGTGGAAAGGTTTCTCTTTACGTGTCTGTCATGTCATGAATAAAATCCTTCATTATTTCTAACATTTTTGTCTGAACAGCCACACAAATGCTGATGGCCGTTTCCCGGGACTCATCACAAAACAGGACTTTCTGTGTGGTGTATACAAATTGCGATTTGAAACTGCTCAGTACTGGGAAAGCATGGGGGAGACCTCCTTTTACCCATATGCTGAGGTGAGACGTCCATCCAATGAATAACTAATCTAACATTGTTTCGATATTCTGACACTTACTAGGAAGGCCTAAACGACTTCATTTCTTGATGTTTTTCAATGTTTCTACTGCAGTTAATTCATAGACTATCATACAAAACATGAAAGTTGAAAACATTTGCTTAACTTTCAGATTGTCTTCACAATTACCATCCCAGACCAAAAGTGCCACGTACCGCTGCTCTTGAGTCCATTCTCGTATAGTACCTACAGAGGAAGCTAGAGGTCAAGTGCGTGGTGACCTTTGGCAATTGGCATCGCTCTTTCTTGTGACCATTCATCCCATTCTCACTCTGACTGACAATTGTATAGCCATTTTACTCAAAACACAAATGTGCCAACAATTTGATTATTTCCAAGAAAAGGGCAATACAACCAGTATtagtttttaaaattaaataatatgGTGGTGATACACTGAATTTAAGTTTCAtactttatgtgtgtgttttagatTGTGAATCAGATTATTAAACGTGGGTCTGAACATAATATGTATTGCTTTGTAAGAGGAATGACTGAAGtagggtacaaataaattatttttaaaatgtgagaAACTCTAAAATGatggagagaggaaaaaaatctgcatgtgtgtgtttgatgtTTTTCATGCAGTATTTACCGCACACACGAGAGGATAACTAACTTTTGCACGTCCAAAAAGTGTTGAAAACAAGCTGCAATATTTGTATTGACCATACTTGATCATTTTTAGGTATTTGGGGACATGCATATTAAGTTTAATCAAATTTGTTCATTGCAAAAGAATTTTAGACACTGTGGTAAAAAGTTGTGTCGCCTCACCTGTAATGGGGGAAGATGCAGGGGAGCCTCCCCGATTTGCACACGCAACTCATTCATAGGCCATTTCGTTGTAACAATGGAAAAAGTTACCGACATTTCTgcagcctttaaaaaaaaaatcacaacttcCTTCATACATATTAACATAATTTAAAGACTGGCCGGCCGGAAATCAAGGTTATCTTATAaacatgtatttatatttacctTACTCTATCTTATTTTTTGCATCCATTAGATTAGTGTATATTTAACCTTTAGATTTTTTGAGACATCATATCATCATAGAGAATGAGTGTAGCTCTGTGTTCGATAGCTTTAGCCTGATCGGTACTCGGCATCGATTACACTCCCCTGAGCAAGCCAGGGCCTTCCATGCCTGCAATGCAATTGTAGCGTTCATATTCTTTACAATTTCTTGTACTTTTCAGTCCACATAAACAAAAACCATGGCGGACGACGAGTTAGATGCGATCAGACAGCAACGAATGGCAGAACTCCAGGCAAAGCACGGGGTAAGGACAAAGGAAGTGTTCTGGAAGCGCGTTAGCCTCCCTaaaaatgagatgccgaacacACAATGCTGCGTGCTAGTTAGACTAAAATTGGCATAGAGAGTATAATAAATCACCGATCACTTCGCTATGTCTTGCTTAAGAGTGAAACTCACGTCAAATCCACGTGGAGTGTAATATGCAACGTTTATAAAATGGTTGTAGAATCTTTAGCAAATTGCTAACTAGCTTGCTTTCAATATGACAGTGCACACCCCTCTCAATCTCAATCTCCTACATAAAAATTGAATTTTGTACGTTATCAACGAAAGTAATAGTGCCACAACACAACTAGAAGGCCAAACGTGGTTTAAAAATGCAAGATTTCAGCATGGAATTCGAATAATTGCAACCAGACTGAATAGCTCCTCagattttatttacaaaattcTCTGCTCAGTCCTGGTTTACTCCCACTCATGACTTTgaacatattttaaaatgaaatgatgGTCACTACATACCCATACATATATCTGTTttaaataatgcagcaccatATCACAACTGAGTTCTACATTGTAATGTTAATTTGTGGATCTTTACTCAGAGTTCAATAGTAAATAGTAATATTAACCAAGCAGGGTATTGACTGCATTTTTGCTTTCTAAGATGAATGTTAATACTAACCATGTGATATATTGCTTCAGAATTCATCAAAGAATCAGCAAGGGGAGGAGGCCAAACAAAGGTGAAATAATCTAGATTTCCATCCAGTGCATGTAATAACAAATAGAAATGGCAAAGGGGCAATAGGGTACACCCAAGAAGAAGCAATTAGAATTATTTTTGTTGCTTCTCTGGTTAAACAAATGTGGCGGTCTTTTATttacagagagacagagatgaGGAATTCCATATTGTCCCAAATTCTCGACCAGTCTGCACGTGCCAGGTGTAAGTCTTTTCCATAAAATTCTAGGGATGTAAAAACTGCGATGTTGCAATATTAAAATTGCCAGTCATCGTCATATTTATGATATTACAAGCAGCACCTTTTGTCCGCTTTGGCCAAACACAGTATGATAATGAACTACATTATACTTTGCATCACTGAACCAAGAGGAACCATTGTGTTACTATGTCGGACACTACATTAGGGTAGCAAAAGACGGAGGCTGCGAGCACAAGCCATACTTGTGGACTTCAGGTCCTTATACCACATTTATGCagtatgtttcttttttctggGGGGCTCTAACAGTTTCCCGTGATAAAGTGTAATTCCCTGATACATTCCTACGCATTATTATAATAATGGAAAATATCTAATTGCATCATGACTGATGATACAGCAAGTTGTTTGTATTTCTTACTAAAGGCCAATTTTGGGgtgtttgttatttatttatctatctatttatttatgtttcttTCTCTCCACAGTGAACAGTCTTGCTTTGGTAAAGCCGGAGAAAGCACGTTCAGTTGAGAATTATCTTATTCAAATGGCTCAGTATGGATCATTGGCAGGAAAGGTACgtaaatgaataaatgcttCAAATTTATTAGAATTGTTTTCATCGTTGTTGTATGTAAAGTATGTGTTAAATTGCTTTGTGGGTCTTTTTCTTTATTGACAAATTATTGAAAAATCTAAAGTGATAAAATTAGCTTGATAAATGTTGatatttgtaataaaaaaaaaggatatacaggttgttggtttttttaattattaatatttcCTGAAAAGTAATGCTTAAGAAGATACAAGATTTTAGCCCAAAAGCAAGTGGGTTTTTCCCCCTCAGATCACGTGTTcattgttttgatttgtttccATGCGACAGTTATTACTACAGAGACCGCAATATATTGTTCTTTGTCTGATCTCGATTCcggaataataaaaataataaatcaacttGGTTGAAGACAGTATCACAACTGTGTTGctcacaaatgtatttttcctcTCTTGCCAGATTTCAGATTCGGGCTTGATTGAGATCTTAGAAAAAGTCAGCAAGcaaacagagaaaaaaacaacagtcacAGTATGGTCCATTAAAAGTTTACAGATTACAGTTCGCAACTAGATCCTAATTTattaaaatccttttttttctcagttcaATAGGCGGAGAGTGATGGATTCGGATGAGGAAGAAGATTAAATGGCAACTGGAGCTGTTGAATGAACCAGGCAAAGAAGGCGATGCGTTTCACTGGGATTCCAGTGTGTTCCTGCTAGCACTCTAAAATGCTGCACGTTTTACAGTGTGTCTTTGGAAGTGACACACCAGAAGTGGAGAACAAGCATTGACAAAAACAGATGTTGCATAGAATACACACGGTGTCAAATATATTGTTTAGTTGCGGTTTTATttcacatttgcatttaattCTTGACAACACATGACTGGATTACTTCCGTGCTCGTCCATCGTGAGTTTCTTTTTCCTACTGCTTTCAAATGTTCACCCAGAGAGGCTGAAACAGCAGATGTGTTTCATGATTACTCTTATTACAACTCATTCTTCTGTCTGGGCCAGCAACTTTGGTCTTCTTTTTCAAGAAACAAACATGCCTCTTAAAcgtttacaaaaaataaagttaaaaaaaagctttgacaTCTTtctagtccttttttttttttttttttgcaaatgactCGTGTTCGAGGTCGTACATATTGTATATACATCTCCCTAAAAACATGCCAcgcttgttgttgttatttataCCCACAACTTCAAATCTTGCACCACAGCATACAAACATCTAAGCCATAAGGTTCTAAAGAATGAGTCTCGACTGAGTTCACCTTTGCCCTTTAAAATCTCAATTTTGTATGACAATTGTTTTCTCGTGCTTAAACATGCTCATGTGAgtatattaaatatttaaatcatGCCAATGTTGGCAAAGTGTTATAGCCCATTTGTTACTTGTAGCACAGTAATCTAAATCTGTGTGCTGTGATGCTATTTTACCATACAAATTCATAAATAGTAGTAAGTGGGATGGTCTGATGGCCCGTTTTCACACCAGTGTGGTCAGATAATCTCTGATTGGCTGCGCGCACTAAGGGCTTAATTCTCATTGGTTATGGGTTTACCCATGTGTTCAACACCAGCCAATCACGGACAAGACAGTGGTGTCTTTagactgttgtagtgttgtcagtCATGTTAGCTAACGTGGCTGCTAAGGGCAAGATCTTATTTGTAAATTTAGAACGAATTTGACAAATACCGATCTACAGAAGTAGAAATATGCCCGAAGACAACATGgagacacacacgtgcacggCTCCTGTCAATATAGCAGTCGTTAAATACTGTAAGTATCACTATGGCTCACCTGAGAAATAATTGTCTGACTTTATCGACCCATTTGCAAGAGATCTGTTCTGTTGCGCGCCCTTGCAACTTTAAAAATAACCGTGACTGTATTGGACTATAATTGTTTTAGCATTTCATAACATTGTATTTTTAGGGGGGAAGAGAGATGAAGATCTAATTCTACCCATTAACTCATCGTTGAGTGTTACACTTCATCAAGATCAGgtaaacataaataaaataatatatagttGTTTATTAGGGGGGAAATTCCTTCAGTAAAAGTTTTGTTTAGGTAAATGATGTCGGCAAAACATTATTCTATGGTTGTCTTGAGACACATTAATTATTATGTGCAGGTGAACCTAAGTTACTAGCGagagtaaataaacaaaatttgCCAGTGCCGATCAAAAGTTGATGTGCATTGAATTACTGTGCCCACAAAATACCATTACAACATACATTGTGACTTATTTTTATTCAACCCCCCACTCCCCATACAGactttatttacttttattagaccacctgtcataAAAAGACAATCATGCTTAAATGTGGATTCTCAGTCTACTGACCACTACTATTTGGACAGGTACATTTGTTGAGCTATTATGTATTGTGTTTCCCTTGTTCAGTTGAAGACAACGACAACAGTGGCCACCAGCAAGTCTTTTGAAGAAGATCGACTGTGGCTCAACGGCAAGGAGGAAGATATCAGCCATCCAAGACTACAGTCCTGTCTGAGAGAGAGTACGACTTTCCTTTCTGCTTAGCCATAAGGACAGCCTAACGAAATGAAGGATTCTTACATCTCAATGTCCCGTGTCTGTAGTCCGGCGTCTTGCAAGGAAAAGACGTAATGATGATGATCCCGGTTTAGACTCAAGGGGCTTATCTCACAAAGTTCACATCTGTTCCGTCAACAATTTCCCCACCGCTGCTGGACTTGCTTCCTCTGCTGCAGGATTTGCTTGTTTAGGTGGGTTGCTGTGTTGCATTCAACGTCAATGATATTCAAAGCATCTTACACACTGTTCCCCTGCTGTTGTGCAGTATACACACTGGCCCAGGCGTTTGGTGTAGAAGGGGAATTGTCCTTGGTGGCTCGTCAAGGCTCTGGCAGTGCGTGCAGAAGTATGTTCGGCGGATTTGTGCAGTGGCTCATGGGACATCAGAATGATGGCAAGGATAGTTTTGCCCAGCAGGTGGAGCCAGAGACTCATTGGCCTGAGCTGAGAATACTTGTACTTGTGGTACGAATGTTGGATTTTTTGCACGACGTTGAAGAAGGGAGGGACTTAAAATGGCAACAGGGCAACAGTACAAGTTATGCCAGTTTGTTATAATTGCGTAATTGTTTGACAGGCCAGTGCTGAGCGGAAACATGTGGGCAGCACTTCTGGCATGCAAACTAGTGTGCAAACAAGTCAGCTCTTAAAGGTACTATTTTTAACCTTGGCACACACCCATGGTTATGTTCTAAAGCTTAGTTTCCACCATGCAATAGAGAGTTCAATTGGATGCAATTTGCGGGAAAAGGAAAAATGTCGTGAAGGTTACCGATGTGTCAGATCTGTCCCGGACTTGCTAAACCGAACTTGCACTTGGTGGAAACATGGCGTAAAAGATGTCGTACTGTTCAAGCAAAACAGATTGGATTCTTGCCAATTGATTGATTAAATGACCCCAAAACTTGTGTGTTTGCAGCATCGGGCCGAGTCGGTTGTCCCAGGCCGCATGGTTGAAATGATTAAATCCGTGCGCAGGAAAGACTTTCCTGCATTTGCTGAACTCACCATGAAGGATAGTAACCAGTTTCATGCCACCTGCCTGGACACATACCCTCCCATATTCTACCTCAATACTGTATCTCATCAGGTCATCAACTTGGTGCATCGATACAACAGCCATTACGGGCAGACAAGGGTGAGCGACGGCATGGTTGTTTCATCATTTTAGTATGCAAACTTAGGTATAATTCAACAAAAGGAAAGCAAATCAAAAGTAATTCAAATGGTTGCTGTTAACAAAAACCCCACTCGGCTAACTTCCTCATAGTTGCTATTCTGATTTGTGCAGCTGTATTTCTGACATGATTTAATGAGGATGTGAAAATGTGTGTGAGTTTCAAGTTCTCATAAAAACAACATCAATTTGTTTTCCTGTAGGTCGCTTACACTTTTGATGCAGGACCCAATGCGGTAATATTCACGTTAGAGCAGCACATTCCTGAATTTGTTCAAGCAGTCCGACATTTCTTCCCTCCAGAAACTAACGGTAGCGAGTGAGTAGACAATTGCTATTTAGATCCCCAATGAATGATTTTTGCCTTAAAAGTTCATGCATGATGTTACGTGTATCCCATTTGGGGTGTGTCCACAAGTATAACTTCCTTGTGTCTAGGTTCATAAAAGGTCTTCCAGTTTCTCATGTAAATCTTCCTGAGGAGTTGAAACAGGCTATTGGTTTGGAGCCCATGCCAAGAGGAATTAGTTACATTATCAGCACTAAGGTACATGCATGCCGAAGTCTCATCCATGTCACTCATTGACGTTCCAGTTTTTAAATGAAGGcataatttcaaaacaaaatgtaccCTTGAACCCATTTACTAATGCTAATTTTAATTGCTAATTGTAATTGGATATGCCATCTTCAGTTTGTCAACATAACATaaagtgacttttgttttttaatgttttatcaAGTTTGTGACGAATATTCACACTATTCCTATATAGTCTGTCCTGCACTCTataatttgtttcttttgtttcagCCTGGCCCAGGCCCTTGTGTTGTGAAGGACTCCACGCAGCATCTGCTTGGACCTGATGGATTACCGAAGAACACTGTTAAACATCTTTTACTGGGCAGGGACATTGGAGTAAAACATAAAAACTGTTACTAATACTGTATATCACTACAAATCAATGGAGTTGTTATCACATTCAAATTTTGATTATATCTCCTGTCaattgttttacattttaagttgtTTTATGTGCTCTTCTCATATGCTGCTGAACCATAATTTTGAATATTGATAACGACTTAtttccgattgaaaacatttaaTTTTGCATTCATGTTCACAAGACAAGTAAACCATTacattggtttatttatttctctgTCTGTTGCCATGCGTAGAAAAGTTCCTGTAATTGTACAATATGCATAGATCTAATCATGTAATTGGAaacattgtctcacacttacaTTAAAGAC
Coding sequences:
- the uraha gene encoding 5-hydroxyisourate hydrolase, whose protein sequence is MFSSVHTTTKRLQQLQSHILPENKEIQAMASPLTTHVLNTAKGVPGVNIALSLHRLDPSTETWLLINTGHTNADGRFPGLITKQDFLCGVYKLRFETAQYWESMGETSFYPYAEIVFTITIPDQKCHVPLLLSPFSYSTYRGS
- the pdcd5 gene encoding programmed cell death protein 5, giving the protein MADDELDAIRQQRMAELQAKHGNSSKNQQGEEAKQRETEMRNSILSQILDQSARARLNSLALVKPEKARSVENYLIQMAQYGSLAGKISDSGLIEILEKVSKQTEKKTTVTFNRRRVMDSDEEED
- the mvda gene encoding diphosphomevalonate decarboxylase produces the protein MPEDNMETHTCTAPVNIAVVKYWGKRDEDLILPINSSLSVTLHQDQLKTTTTVATSKSFEEDRLWLNGKEEDISHPRLQSCLREIRRLARKRRNDDDPGLDSRGLSHKVHICSVNNFPTAAGLASSAAGFACLVYTLAQAFGVEGELSLVARQGSGSACRSMFGGFVQWLMGHQNDGKDSFAQQVEPETHWPELRILVLVASAERKHVGSTSGMQTSVQTSQLLKHRAESVVPGRMVEMIKSVRRKDFPAFAELTMKDSNQFHATCLDTYPPIFYLNTVSHQVINLVHRYNSHYGQTRVAYTFDAGPNAVIFTLEQHIPEFVQAVRHFFPPETNGSEFIKGLPVSHVNLPEELKQAIGLEPMPRGISYIISTKPGPGPCVVKDSTQHLLGPDGLPKNTVKHLLLGRDIGVKHKNCY